In one window of Paraflavitalea soli DNA:
- a CDS encoding SDR family oxidoreductase, with the protein MNYQQFHSTDISGYNFLVTGGAGFIGSNIVEYLVQYNAGHIRVLDNFSTGSLENLAGFSHLPNFELMKGDIRDPETCRKVMEGVDYLSHQAALGSVPRSINDPVTTNEVNIGGFLNILMAARDAGVRRMVYAASSSTYGDHPALPKVEQVIGKPLSPYAVTKYVNELYADVCSALYGFHTIGLRYFNVFGPRQNPAGPYAAVIPLFIEAALKNVSPVINGDGTTSRDFTFVENAVQANIRALFATELAQHEVLNIAVGEATTLNELWEHICAILDAELLPVYKNERKGDVKHSLADISKARQMIGYQPAIKVRKGLEIATSWYKNSCHQPVSSK; encoded by the coding sequence ATGAACTATCAACAATTTCATTCCACAGATATCTCCGGTTATAACTTCCTGGTTACCGGCGGCGCGGGATTCATCGGCTCCAACATCGTTGAATACCTGGTACAATACAACGCCGGACATATCCGGGTACTGGACAATTTTTCTACTGGATCCCTGGAGAACCTGGCAGGTTTTAGCCACTTGCCGAATTTCGAACTAATGAAGGGTGATATCCGGGATCCCGAAACCTGCCGCAAAGTAATGGAAGGGGTCGATTATCTTTCCCACCAGGCGGCACTGGGATCGGTACCGCGATCAATTAATGATCCTGTTACTACCAATGAAGTGAATATTGGTGGCTTCCTCAACATACTAATGGCAGCGAGGGATGCGGGCGTCAGGCGGATGGTATATGCTGCCAGTTCCAGTACCTATGGCGATCATCCCGCATTGCCCAAAGTAGAACAGGTTATAGGCAAACCACTTTCGCCCTATGCGGTCACCAAATACGTGAATGAGCTGTATGCCGACGTCTGTTCGGCTTTGTATGGCTTCCACACCATTGGCCTCCGCTACTTTAACGTATTCGGCCCCCGGCAAAATCCGGCAGGCCCTTATGCTGCCGTAATACCCTTGTTCATAGAAGCCGCATTGAAAAATGTAAGCCCCGTCATCAATGGCGATGGAACTACCAGCCGCGATTTCACCTTCGTTGAAAATGCTGTACAGGCCAATATCAGGGCATTGTTTGCCACTGAACTGGCACAACATGAAGTGCTGAATATTGCCGTAGGAGAGGCTACCACCTTAAATGAACTATGGGAGCATATTTGTGCTATCCTCGATGCAGAGCTTTTACCTGTATACAAAAATGAAAGAAAGGGCGATGTAAAGCACAGCCTGGCAGACATCAGTAAAGCCCGGCAAATGATCGGATACCAGCCAGCCATTAAAGTGAGAAAAGGATTAGAGATAGCAACAAGTTGGTATAAAAACTCCTGCCACCAGCCTGTATCAAGCAAGTAA
- a CDS encoding UpxY family transcription antiterminator gives MRTGVQWYALYTKPFWEKKVAGLLAMHGIEHYCPLQRIQRKWSDRKKIIMEPLFKSYVFVRVPEKEQAVVKQVSGVLNFVNYLGKPAIIRDEEIDTIKHFLNEYRNIRLERMEFNVNDRVRIISGPLMTLEGDVLEVKHKTVKVLLPSLGFSMTAEIDKANLIK, from the coding sequence ATGAGAACAGGCGTGCAATGGTATGCCTTGTATACCAAACCCTTCTGGGAAAAGAAAGTGGCCGGATTGCTTGCTATGCATGGCATAGAACATTATTGCCCTTTACAAAGAATACAACGTAAGTGGAGTGACCGAAAGAAGATTATCATGGAGCCACTCTTTAAATCGTATGTATTTGTACGTGTACCCGAAAAAGAGCAGGCGGTAGTGAAACAGGTAAGTGGCGTGCTTAATTTTGTAAACTACCTGGGTAAACCCGCCATTATCAGGGACGAAGAAATTGATACCATCAAACATTTCCTCAATGAATACAGGAATATCCGGCTGGAAAGAATGGAGTTCAACGTCAACGACCGCGTAAGAATTATTAGCGGACCCTTAATGACCCTGGAAGGTGATGTACTCGAAGTAAAACATAAAACAGTAAAAGTATTGCTCCCCTCACTGGGCTTCTCCATGACTGCCGAAATAGACAAAGCCAATCTGATAAAATAG
- a CDS encoding nucleotide sugar dehydrogenase, giving the protein MNPGDKEHTVTKIKKVTSGSTPEAALIINNLYGSIIIAGTHLAPSIKVAEAAKVIENAQRDINIAFINELAKIFNCLSIDTGDVLAAAATKWNFLPFKPGLVGGHCIGVDPYYLAQKALEAGYHPEIILAGRRLNDGMGAYVASEVIKMMIRKGIPVAGSKALVMGITFKENCPDVRNTKVIDIIKYLKGYHIHVDVYDPWADPIEVKHEYCITTLRELPAGNNYDAVIVTVAHQQFTHEMIKKISNGRSILFDVKSVLDKELVDARL; this is encoded by the coding sequence ATCAACCCGGGCGATAAAGAGCATACGGTCACAAAAATAAAAAAGGTTACATCCGGGTCTACGCCGGAAGCAGCGCTCATTATTAATAACCTCTACGGCAGCATCATTATAGCAGGTACCCACCTGGCGCCCTCCATCAAGGTAGCAGAAGCTGCGAAAGTAATTGAGAATGCCCAGCGGGATATCAATATTGCCTTTATCAATGAACTGGCCAAGATATTCAATTGCTTAAGCATTGATACAGGCGATGTATTGGCAGCAGCAGCTACCAAATGGAACTTTCTGCCCTTTAAACCCGGCCTCGTAGGAGGCCATTGTATCGGTGTTGATCCCTACTACCTCGCTCAAAAGGCCCTGGAAGCCGGCTACCATCCGGAGATCATCCTGGCCGGCCGCCGGTTAAACGATGGGATGGGCGCCTATGTAGCCAGTGAAGTTATAAAAATGATGATCAGGAAAGGGATACCCGTAGCTGGCAGCAAGGCCCTCGTGATGGGTATCACCTTCAAGGAAAACTGCCCCGATGTACGGAATACAAAAGTGATCGACATCATTAAATACCTGAAAGGATACCATATACATGTAGACGTATACGATCCCTGGGCCGATCCGATAGAGGTTAAACATGAGTATTGCATTACCACCCTGCGTGAATTGCCAGCCGGCAACAACTATGACGCTGTGATCGTAACCGTGGCGCATCAGCAGTTTACCCACGAAATGATCAAGAAAATATCCAATGGGCGCAGTATCCTGTTTGACGTAAAGTCTGTACTGGATAAAGAATTGGTAGATGCCCGCTTATAA
- a CDS encoding GlxA family transcriptional regulator: MKHLSILVPEGAMLGAVEGPLKLFTEVNGLLRNMDRAPLFNIQLVGLTPEIKLNNGLFTVHAELTIKDKVKTDLVLVPAVSGDLAKAVEINKAFIPWIQQQYKGGAEIASLCLGAFLLASTGLLTGKKCATHWLAATAFRQMFPEVTLVPDKIITDEQGIYSSGGAYSYLNLVLYIIEKYAGRDVAILCSKVFEIEIDRGSQSPFIMFNGQKEHEDEPIKKAQVFIEQNFQDKITVEQLAGMFAMGRRNLERRFKKATSNTVVEYIQRVKIEAAKLSLESSRENVNEVMYKVGYSDNKAFRTTFKKLTGLSPVQYRNKYNRPALA, encoded by the coding sequence ATGAAACATTTATCCATCCTCGTGCCTGAAGGGGCTATGCTGGGGGCCGTTGAAGGTCCGCTCAAGCTGTTTACAGAAGTGAATGGGTTATTGAGGAATATGGACAGGGCACCCTTGTTTAATATTCAGTTGGTTGGACTTACACCTGAGATCAAGCTTAACAATGGCTTGTTTACCGTACACGCTGAGCTTACGATAAAGGATAAGGTAAAAACGGACCTGGTGCTGGTCCCCGCTGTAAGCGGCGATCTGGCCAAGGCAGTGGAAATAAACAAGGCCTTTATTCCCTGGATACAGCAGCAATATAAAGGCGGTGCAGAGATTGCCAGCCTTTGCCTGGGGGCCTTCCTGCTGGCCTCTACAGGTTTATTAACGGGTAAGAAATGCGCTACGCACTGGTTGGCAGCTACTGCCTTTAGGCAAATGTTTCCGGAAGTGACCCTGGTACCAGATAAGATCATCACGGATGAGCAGGGTATTTACTCCAGTGGCGGCGCTTACTCCTACCTCAACCTCGTACTGTATATCATTGAAAAATATGCAGGCCGTGATGTAGCGATCCTTTGTTCCAAAGTATTTGAAATAGAGATTGACCGTGGCAGTCAATCGCCCTTCATTATGTTCAACGGGCAAAAGGAACACGAAGACGAGCCCATTAAAAAAGCTCAAGTATTTATAGAACAGAACTTCCAGGACAAGATCACAGTGGAACAGCTGGCGGGCATGTTTGCCATGGGACGCCGGAACCTGGAACGCCGGTTCAAGAAAGCGACTTCCAACACGGTTGTGGAATATATACAGCGTGTAAAGATCGAGGCTGCCAAGCTGAGCCTGGAATCTTCGCGCGAAAATGTAAATGAGGTCATGTACAAGGTAGGTTATTCAGATAACAAGGCTTTCCGTACGACCTTTAAAAAGCTGACGGGCCTCTCACCTGTACAATACCGTAATAAATATAACCGGCCCGCCCTGGCGTAA
- a CDS encoding ABC transporter ATP-binding protein, which yields MKLKYKNSFWGYFNFYYQVVGNRLLVFLGLSVLISCLDGIGLAMFIPLLQSVSDSGSTAGQQSLGQLHYFTDLIEWLGLSLTVTTILIALVILFALKGVMRFAQLSYYAKLRQLFIKKIRFSLVNNLQSLSYTAFSKMDAGKIQNTLTVEVQRLFQTMKFYFDASQAFVMLATYMALAFLANYQFAFLVGVGAALSNLIYRKIYKATKRASVELSKKGSDFNGFLSQTTLYFKYLKSTNTFSRYAGKLKYVINDAEHLNRKIGNMNAITTSVKEPMIIIVVTLVILLQLNWMGASLSTIILSLLLFYRALSFLVTVQNHWQGFIENIGGMNAVASMLEEMGSLQEVKGSTPFVAIRKQITLRDVAFYYDNTPVLDGINIIIPKKNTVALVGESGAGKTTIANMIAGLIMPVRGELLVDDVALQDIELDSYRDKIGYISQESVIFNDTIFNNITFWADPTPENIKRFEKVVEMASLKEFVRAQPGKEQSRLGDNGILISGGQKQRISIARELFKNTEILIFDEATSALDSETEKIIQENIEKLYGNFTMVLIAHRLSTIKQADTIYLIEQGKVSACGTFEEMIFKSSRFKKLVSLQAF from the coding sequence GTGAAACTAAAATACAAGAATAGCTTTTGGGGCTATTTCAACTTCTATTACCAGGTGGTAGGCAACAGGTTATTGGTATTCCTGGGTTTAAGTGTATTGATCAGTTGCCTGGATGGCATTGGGCTGGCCATGTTCATACCCTTGTTGCAGTCCGTATCTGATAGCGGCAGTACGGCAGGACAACAGTCACTGGGGCAGCTTCATTATTTTACTGACCTTATAGAGTGGCTGGGATTAAGCCTTACCGTAACCACCATTCTAATAGCCCTTGTCATATTGTTTGCCCTCAAGGGAGTGATGCGGTTTGCGCAACTCAGCTATTATGCCAAACTAAGACAGCTATTCATCAAAAAAATACGATTTAGCCTCGTCAACAACCTGCAATCATTATCCTATACCGCCTTCTCAAAAATGGATGCCGGTAAAATACAGAACACTTTAACCGTAGAAGTGCAAAGGCTGTTCCAAACCATGAAGTTCTATTTTGATGCTTCCCAGGCCTTTGTTATGCTGGCTACCTATATGGCCCTGGCTTTCCTGGCCAATTACCAGTTTGCCTTCCTGGTGGGTGTTGGCGCTGCTTTATCCAACCTCATTTACCGGAAAATATATAAGGCTACCAAGAGAGCTTCAGTCGAACTGTCGAAGAAGGGAAGTGACTTTAATGGGTTTCTGTCCCAAACCACTTTGTATTTCAAATACCTCAAATCGACCAATACTTTTAGTCGCTATGCAGGTAAGTTGAAATATGTGATCAATGATGCTGAGCATCTCAACCGGAAAATTGGCAATATGAATGCCATTACTACCAGTGTAAAAGAACCCATGATCATTATAGTGGTCACCTTGGTGATCCTGCTGCAGTTGAACTGGATGGGGGCCAGCTTAAGCACCATCATTTTGAGTTTGTTGCTTTTTTACCGGGCATTGAGCTTCCTGGTTACAGTACAAAACCATTGGCAGGGGTTTATTGAAAATATTGGTGGTATGAATGCTGTAGCCTCTATGCTGGAAGAAATGGGGTCTCTGCAGGAAGTAAAAGGCTCCACACCCTTTGTGGCCATCAGAAAACAGATCACTCTGCGCGATGTGGCCTTTTATTATGACAATACCCCCGTACTCGATGGTATAAATATTATCATCCCAAAAAAGAATACAGTGGCCCTGGTTGGCGAGAGTGGGGCTGGTAAAACGACCATCGCTAATATGATCGCAGGTTTGATCATGCCTGTTCGTGGCGAACTGCTGGTAGACGATGTTGCATTGCAGGACATAGAACTGGACAGCTACAGGGACAAGATTGGTTATATATCCCAGGAATCTGTGATCTTCAATGATACTATTTTTAACAATATCACCTTTTGGGCCGATCCTACTCCTGAAAACATCAAACGCTTTGAAAAAGTAGTGGAAATGGCCTCTTTGAAAGAATTTGTGCGTGCGCAACCCGGTAAAGAGCAGTCCAGGCTGGGTGACAATGGGATACTGATATCCGGGGGCCAAAAGCAGCGCATTTCAATAGCCCGTGAATTATTTAAGAATACCGAGATACTCATCTTCGATGAAGCTACCTCCGCACTCGATTCCGAAACAGAAAAAATTATCCAGGAGAACATTGAAAAGTTGTATGGCAATTTTACCATGGTGTTGATCGCCCATCGCTTGTCAACCATCAAACAGGCTGATACCATCTACCTGATTGAACAGGGTAAAGTTTCCGCCTGCGGCACATTTGAAGAAATGATATTCAAATCTTCCCGGTTTAAAAAATTAGTGTCCCTTCAGGCATTTTAA
- a CDS encoding DegT/DnrJ/EryC1/StrS family aminotransferase, with product MIPVTKPFLPPVEEYESYIRDIWQRQWLTNNGPLVNELELKLKVYLEVPHLLYVANGTIALQLAIRALELRGQIITTPFSFIATTSSAMWENCKPVFVDINPGTLNIDAEKIEEAITPETSAILATHVFGNPCDILAIDEIAKKHNLKVIYDASHCFGTRYHGRSVYSYGDISTTSFHATKIFHTVEGGAVFTNDPELLRKMAYMRNFGFDGPENFACVGINGKNSEFHAAMGLANLKYADEILAKRKELYLYYIENLERLDKQCQVIQKNTTYNYAYLPILLPTEDQIRKIELYLNANLIYPRRYFFPSLHTLNFVDKYDCPVSLCVSKRVMCLPMHHKLTSEEVNFVIRILYRAQNY from the coding sequence ATGATACCAGTTACCAAACCATTCTTGCCACCCGTAGAGGAATATGAGTCCTATATCAGGGATATCTGGCAGCGCCAATGGCTTACCAATAATGGCCCCCTTGTCAATGAGCTTGAACTCAAGCTGAAAGTGTACCTCGAAGTACCCCACCTGTTGTATGTGGCCAATGGCACCATTGCGCTGCAACTGGCCATCAGAGCCCTTGAGCTCAGAGGACAGATCATTACCACCCCCTTCTCCTTTATTGCCACCACCAGCAGCGCCATGTGGGAAAACTGCAAACCAGTATTTGTGGACATCAATCCCGGCACCCTTAACATTGATGCGGAAAAGATCGAAGAAGCCATTACACCCGAAACCTCCGCTATACTGGCTACCCATGTATTTGGCAATCCCTGCGATATATTGGCCATTGATGAAATTGCCAAAAAACACAACCTCAAGGTGATCTATGATGCTTCCCATTGTTTTGGAACAAGGTACCACGGACGTTCTGTCTATTCATACGGAGATATCAGCACCACCAGCTTTCATGCTACCAAGATATTCCATACCGTAGAAGGCGGTGCTGTGTTTACAAATGATCCTGAGTTGCTCAGGAAAATGGCCTATATGAGGAATTTTGGTTTTGATGGCCCTGAGAATTTTGCCTGTGTTGGCATCAACGGTAAGAATTCTGAATTCCATGCCGCCATGGGACTGGCCAACCTCAAATATGCCGATGAAATACTCGCCAAACGAAAAGAGCTGTATTTGTATTATATAGAAAACCTTGAGCGGTTGGACAAGCAATGCCAGGTGATCCAAAAGAACACCACCTACAATTATGCCTATCTGCCTATCCTGCTTCCCACAGAAGATCAGATCAGGAAGATCGAGCTATACCTCAATGCCAACCTGATATATCCCAGGAGGTATTTTTTTCCGTCCCTGCATACCTTAAATTTTGTTGACAAATACGATTGTCCCGTCAGCCTTTGCGTTTCAAAACGGGTCATGTGTTTGCCCATGCACCATAAATTAACGTCGGAGGAGGTAAACTTTGTAATAAGAATATTGTACCGGGCACAGAACTATTGA
- a CDS encoding nucleotide sugar dehydrogenase produces MKEHKIAIIGLGYVGLPLAVEFAKKYPVVGFDINEKRVTDLRGGLDCTLETSTDQLEEVLKEENDHLSGLFVTNQPEMLWNVNVYIITVPTPVDKHNRPDLTPLKKASTTVGRVLRKGDIVIYESTVYPGATEEECVPVLEKVSGLTFNKDFYVGYSPNASTRAIKSIRSQK; encoded by the coding sequence ATGAAAGAACATAAAATTGCCATTATTGGCCTGGGCTATGTTGGCCTGCCCCTGGCTGTGGAATTTGCCAAAAAATACCCCGTTGTTGGTTTTGATATTAATGAAAAACGGGTAACCGACTTACGGGGTGGTCTTGATTGTACCCTCGAAACCAGTACCGATCAACTGGAAGAAGTATTGAAAGAAGAAAACGATCATTTGTCGGGGTTATTTGTCACTAACCAACCCGAAATGCTGTGGAATGTCAATGTCTATATAATTACGGTACCTACACCTGTTGACAAACACAACCGGCCCGATCTGACACCCCTCAAAAAGGCGAGTACTACCGTAGGCAGGGTATTGAGAAAAGGAGACATTGTGATCTATGAGTCTACCGTTTATCCAGGTGCTACTGAAGAAGAGTGCGTGCCGGTGTTGGAGAAAGTATCGGGACTTACTTTCAATAAGGACTTCTATGTAGGTTATTCCCCGAACGCATCAACCCGGGCGATAAAGAGCATACGGTCACAAAAATAA
- a CDS encoding polysaccharide biosynthesis/export family protein produces the protein MKRALSSAIPLQLILFLSLVISMVACTPSRKLNYFNNLPDSTVVHLPKVIEEERVIDKGDVLDIQFNAKDQDAVTPFNKQTSATMTPGGGSKSSVAPPAQGYTVDPLGIIEIPVIGKMEVKGMTSRQLKSRLTALVSPYLKEPIVDVKFNTFNITVLGEVRAPGTFNLTGAKTTVFEALAAAGDLPNSAKKYNIHLYRDYNGERSVTKLDLTNKSLLYNQQLFQMKPNDVIYVQTRRSSVFREDFGLVASIVTLVVSIVTLGFTLTK, from the coding sequence ATGAAAAGAGCTCTTTCTTCTGCCATACCGCTGCAGCTTATCCTGTTTTTGTCCCTGGTAATAAGTATGGTGGCTTGCACCCCCTCGCGGAAACTTAACTATTTCAATAACCTGCCCGACTCAACGGTCGTCCACCTGCCCAAAGTGATAGAAGAAGAAAGAGTGATTGACAAAGGCGATGTGCTGGATATTCAATTTAATGCCAAAGACCAGGATGCTGTAACGCCCTTCAATAAACAGACCAGCGCAACCATGACACCGGGCGGAGGGTCCAAATCATCGGTTGCGCCCCCTGCACAGGGTTATACCGTTGATCCCCTCGGCATCATTGAAATACCAGTTATTGGTAAAATGGAAGTGAAGGGCATGACCTCCCGGCAATTAAAGTCCAGGCTCACTGCCCTGGTAAGTCCTTACCTCAAAGAGCCGATCGTAGATGTGAAATTCAATACTTTCAATATTACCGTGCTGGGCGAAGTACGCGCTCCCGGAACTTTCAACCTGACAGGCGCTAAGACAACTGTCTTTGAAGCATTGGCAGCAGCAGGCGATCTTCCCAACAGCGCTAAAAAGTACAATATCCATTTGTACCGGGATTACAATGGAGAACGATCCGTTACCAAATTAGACCTCACCAATAAAAGCCTCTTGTACAATCAGCAGCTCTTCCAGATGAAGCCCAATGATGTCATCTATGTGCAAACCAGGCGCAGTTCTGTATTCAGAGAAGACTTTGGCCTGGTGGCTTCCATCGTTACACTGGTGGTGAGCATTGTAACCTTGGGCTTCACACTTACCAAATAG
- a CDS encoding glycosyltransferase family 2 protein: MSTYRHERYIRQAIEGVMMQQTTFAVQLVIGEDHSGDLTRLVCEEMAVKHSHKIKLLPSDRNYGQNYNLTRTMKACTGKYIALCEGDDYWTDPDKLQQQIDFLENNPDCVMCFHPINTVDQNGILLEQQAADGNTVFYKGNDFFHIFVPTLSLVFRNCLHFFPDEFYKIKSTDAFIVGMLSGFGGGARLGFVGGCYRKHEGGLYNRLTALDKYKQAIYTRKIMKRSPYFKKEQKREIRRELRRREILYIKIFLKRKEIMNCFRLMLFYLTF, translated from the coding sequence ATGAGTACATACCGCCATGAACGGTATATCAGACAGGCTATTGAGGGGGTAATGATGCAGCAAACAACCTTTGCTGTCCAACTGGTGATCGGAGAAGATCACTCAGGTGATCTCACCAGGTTGGTTTGTGAAGAAATGGCTGTAAAACATAGCCATAAAATTAAGTTGCTGCCTTCTGACAGGAATTATGGGCAGAACTACAACCTTACCAGGACCATGAAGGCCTGTACAGGTAAATACATCGCGCTTTGTGAAGGCGATGATTATTGGACCGATCCGGATAAGTTGCAGCAGCAGATAGATTTCCTGGAAAACAACCCCGACTGTGTTATGTGTTTCCATCCCATCAATACAGTTGACCAGAATGGAATATTGCTGGAGCAGCAGGCTGCTGATGGCAACACTGTTTTTTATAAGGGAAATGATTTCTTTCACATTTTCGTTCCCACCCTCTCGCTTGTTTTCAGGAACTGCCTGCATTTTTTCCCCGATGAGTTCTATAAGATCAAAAGCACAGATGCATTTATTGTAGGCATGCTTTCAGGATTTGGCGGAGGCGCCCGGCTGGGCTTTGTAGGAGGATGTTACCGGAAACATGAGGGAGGCTTGTACAACCGGCTAACCGCGCTGGATAAATACAAACAAGCCATTTATACCCGCAAGATCATGAAGCGTTCTCCTTATTTTAAAAAGGAGCAGAAAAGAGAGATCAGGCGCGAATTAAGACGGCGGGAAATTCTTTACATCAAGATATTCCTGAAACGGAAAGAGATTATGAATTGTTTTCGCCTAATGCTTTTTTACCTGACTTTCTGA
- a CDS encoding GumC family protein has protein sequence MEQTYVDGNESSSSFDIRRFLSKIVKNYCWFILAVIVFVGGAYAYLRFAVPLYQVAAFIQVQPPNDAATILGGSPFSSTGNTNARNYPDINGEIFKLQSASLIGEVVDSLKLDVEVTTKGRIQNKPVALDQLPFVVTIKKRDNKKQSPFYSLVLEDQSYTLQAEKRRSKGWYGQPLIIEGDTLLVQLNHSPEAKQNKVWQVRFLNRQNAIANYLGRLTVSQVPKGGMGMLQVVMRDEIPQRAQQIVNVLIYKYDLANYIFKNKALRSEMEFLDNRLLTVNEELNTQENYVRNFKASNKINDVSSSANQLLTSLTTIDTKKSDNDYKESLLKLIETNINTANGKEERINVPGLQDVDLASLVAKYNDLVSQKTTILEQGAPLDLRLPPINAKLENTKGNIINRIASLRQELATSNNFLSNQERSTSGRFVSLPEKEKDYIQVNRLLNIKQSLYVFLLQKKEDKNIEFASSGILGSRIVDWKVNGLQDPKPSLIYAAAFLAGLLVPAAVIMIRFLLNKRIETPAEIYKATTLPIAGEIAYVGKMNEEMVMKSGNVSPVAEQFRTLRTNISYLSQGAPNKVLLITSGISGEGKSFISLNLANTLAITNKKTVLIEFDLRNPTLAAHIGADSSTGMANYLAGEAEMAAIIQPVGQSENLFFISSGTPLPANPGEIILSNRMQLLFDHLRQHFDFIVMDTPPIEAVSDALSLGKWADSSFFVIRHKYSLRSSLVRMNRLYEDQKLPRPALIINGIKPGEGFNNVHGYGYGYGDMDKMKKKKNKVRTNLKIA, from the coding sequence ATGGAACAGACGTACGTGGATGGAAATGAAAGTAGCAGCAGCTTTGATATAAGGCGCTTTCTTTCCAAAATAGTAAAAAATTATTGCTGGTTTATCCTGGCTGTCATTGTCTTTGTGGGTGGGGCTTACGCATACCTGCGTTTTGCCGTGCCGCTATACCAGGTGGCTGCATTCATACAGGTACAGCCCCCCAACGACGCCGCTACCATACTCGGCGGATCTCCTTTTTCTTCTACCGGCAACACTAATGCCAGGAACTATCCCGATATCAATGGCGAGATATTTAAACTGCAATCTGCTTCCCTCATAGGAGAGGTAGTAGACTCTTTGAAGTTGGATGTTGAAGTGACGACCAAAGGCAGGATACAAAATAAACCAGTTGCACTTGACCAGCTTCCTTTTGTGGTAACCATAAAGAAGAGGGACAACAAAAAACAAAGTCCCTTTTATAGCCTGGTGCTGGAGGACCAGTCCTACACCCTCCAGGCCGAAAAAAGAAGATCCAAAGGATGGTATGGGCAGCCATTGATCATAGAAGGCGATACCCTGTTGGTGCAGTTGAACCATTCACCGGAAGCTAAGCAAAACAAGGTATGGCAGGTAAGATTTTTAAACAGGCAAAATGCTATCGCCAATTACCTGGGCAGGCTCACCGTTTCACAAGTTCCCAAAGGAGGCATGGGCATGTTGCAGGTGGTCATGCGGGATGAAATTCCCCAGCGTGCCCAACAGATCGTCAACGTATTGATCTATAAATACGACCTGGCCAATTATATCTTCAAGAATAAAGCCCTTCGTTCTGAAATGGAATTCCTGGATAACCGGCTCCTAACCGTGAACGAAGAGTTGAATACCCAGGAAAATTATGTCAGGAATTTTAAGGCCAGCAATAAGATCAATGATGTGTCTTCTTCCGCCAACCAGTTGCTGACCAGCCTTACTACGATCGATACCAAAAAGAGTGACAATGATTACAAGGAAAGCCTGTTGAAGCTCATTGAAACAAATATTAATACCGCTAATGGAAAGGAGGAGAGGATCAATGTACCCGGTTTGCAGGATGTAGACCTGGCCAGCCTGGTAGCCAAATACAATGACCTCGTTTCTCAGAAAACCACCATATTGGAGCAAGGAGCTCCGCTCGACTTGCGGTTACCACCAATTAACGCCAAACTCGAAAATACAAAAGGGAATATCATCAACAGGATTGCCAGCCTGAGGCAGGAGCTGGCTACCAGCAATAACTTCCTTTCTAACCAGGAACGCAGTACCTCCGGCCGGTTTGTAAGCCTCCCCGAAAAAGAAAAAGATTACATACAGGTGAATCGCTTGTTGAATATAAAACAATCCCTGTATGTCTTTTTGCTGCAGAAGAAAGAGGATAAAAATATTGAATTTGCCTCCTCCGGGATATTGGGTTCGCGCATTGTAGACTGGAAGGTCAACGGGTTGCAGGACCCCAAACCCTCCCTGATCTATGCAGCCGCTTTTTTAGCAGGACTGCTTGTTCCGGCTGCCGTGATCATGATCAGGTTTCTCCTGAATAAAAGGATTGAAACACCTGCTGAGATCTATAAGGCTACTACCTTACCCATTGCCGGCGAAATAGCTTATGTGGGGAAGATGAATGAAGAGATGGTCATGAAATCCGGTAATGTATCGCCTGTGGCCGAGCAATTCAGGACCTTGCGTACCAATATATCTTACCTCAGTCAGGGAGCACCCAATAAAGTATTGTTGATCACATCCGGCATCAGCGGTGAAGGCAAAAGCTTTATTAGCCTCAACCTGGCCAATACCCTCGCTATTACCAATAAAAAGACCGTATTGATAGAGTTTGATCTTCGAAATCCCACGCTGGCTGCCCATATAGGAGCTGACAGTAGTACCGGTATGGCCAATTACCTGGCAGGTGAAGCTGAGATGGCGGCTATCATTCAACCGGTGGGGCAATCGGAAAACCTGTTTTTTATTAGCTCCGGCACACCGCTGCCCGCCAATCCCGGTGAGATCATATTGAGCAACCGTATGCAACTGCTCTTTGATCACCTCCGGCAGCATTTTGATTTTATTGTGATGGATACGCCTCCCATTGAAGCCGTATCAGATGCTTTGTCACTGGGAAAATGGGCCGATTCATCCTTCTTTGTCATACGCCACAAATACTCTTTACGGTCATCGCTGGTACGTATGAACCGCTTGTACGAAGACCAAAAACTGCCGCGCCCTGCCTTGATCATTAATGGCATTAAACCCGGTGAAGGATTCAACAACGTGCATGGATATGGCTATGGGTACGGTGATATGGATAAAATGAAGAAAAAGAAAAATAAAGTACGCACTAACTTAAAAATTGCCTGA